The following coding sequences lie in one Myxococcaceae bacterium JPH2 genomic window:
- a CDS encoding ABC transporter permease gives MRRLIGTVFRKELRDHFRDTRALGTAVLWPLLGPAVFLVMFNLMASWYRQDRPLELPVVGRAHAPSLMAFLERYGAHLSEAPADYEERIRAGSLDAVLVVPEDYAQDFSAGHTASVNLVVDSSRNQARHTIERAHRLLQAYGQQLGGQRLSARGVVPELAVPVQVEELDLSTPERSAASVLNMVPLFLVLATFAGGMSLASDTMAGERERGSLEPLLLNPVPRGALVAGKWLATVSMACGAVLLSLVAYMLVVRRVPLEDLGLKARFDGPAALGMLAAVLPLALAASAVQMWVSTYARSYKEAQTYLSLLMVLPMLPGMVLALSPMQSQTWMFAVPVLGQELLAGEVMRGEWLGPVPFLLAALSSGVAAFVCLRFTTRLLSRERIIFGRS, from the coding sequence ATGAGACGCCTGATCGGCACGGTCTTCCGCAAGGAGCTGCGGGACCACTTCCGCGACACGCGCGCGCTGGGGACCGCGGTGCTCTGGCCCTTGCTGGGCCCCGCCGTCTTCCTGGTGATGTTCAACCTCATGGCCTCCTGGTATCGCCAGGACCGTCCGCTGGAGCTGCCGGTGGTGGGCCGCGCGCACGCGCCGAGCCTCATGGCCTTCCTGGAGCGCTACGGCGCGCATCTGTCCGAAGCGCCCGCGGACTACGAGGAGCGGATCCGCGCGGGCTCGCTGGACGCGGTGCTGGTGGTGCCCGAGGACTACGCCCAGGACTTCTCGGCGGGCCACACCGCGTCGGTGAATCTGGTGGTGGACAGCTCGCGCAATCAGGCGCGCCACACCATCGAGCGCGCCCATCGTTTGCTTCAGGCCTATGGGCAACAGCTCGGCGGACAACGACTGTCCGCGCGCGGCGTGGTGCCCGAGCTGGCCGTGCCCGTGCAGGTGGAGGAGCTGGACTTGTCCACGCCCGAGCGCTCGGCGGCGAGCGTCCTCAACATGGTGCCGCTGTTCCTGGTGCTGGCCACGTTCGCGGGCGGCATGTCGCTGGCCAGCGACACCATGGCGGGAGAGCGCGAGCGCGGTTCGCTGGAGCCGCTGCTGCTCAACCCCGTGCCCCGAGGCGCGCTGGTGGCGGGCAAGTGGCTGGCCACGGTGTCGATGGCGTGTGGCGCGGTGCTGCTCAGTCTGGTGGCGTACATGCTCGTGGTGCGGCGGGTGCCCTTGGAAGACCTGGGCCTGAAGGCTCGCTTCGATGGGCCCGCCGCGCTGGGCATGCTGGCCGCGGTGTTGCCGTTGGCGCTGGCGGCGTCGGCGGTGCAGATGTGGGTGTCCACGTATGCGCGCTCCTACAAGGAGGCGCAGACGTACCTGTCCCTGCTGATGGTGTTGCCCATGCTGCCCGGCATGGTGCTGGCGCTGTCGCCGATGCAGAGCCAGACGTGGATGTTCGCGGTGCCCGTCTTGGGGCAGGAGCTGCTCGCGGGCGAGGTGATGCGCGGTGAGTGGCTGGGGCCTGTGCCCTTCCTCCTGGCGGCGCTTTCGAGCGGGGTGGCTGCATTCGTATGCCTGCGCTTCACGACGCGGCTCTTGTCGCGCGAGCGCATCATCTTCGGGCGCAGTTGA
- a CDS encoding ATP-binding cassette domain-containing protein translates to MIEAIHLHKRFGAVTAVEDVSFTAADGVITGLLGPNGAGKTTTMRMLYTLVRPDSGTAQVDGVDVVRDPEAARRALGVLPDARGLYPRLTAREHARYYGELHGLRGAALDARVAELVELLDMKDIADRRTEGFSQGERVKVALARALVHGPRNVLLDEPTNGLDVMSTRAVRALLRRLKAQGCCVVFSSHVMQEVAALCDRIVVVARGRVVADGTADALRARTGKDSLEEAFVSIIGSEQGLME, encoded by the coding sequence ATGATTGAAGCCATCCATCTGCACAAGCGCTTCGGCGCCGTCACCGCCGTGGAGGACGTGTCCTTCACCGCGGCGGATGGCGTCATCACCGGATTGCTGGGGCCCAACGGCGCGGGCAAGACGACGACGATGCGCATGCTCTACACGCTGGTGCGGCCCGACAGCGGGACGGCGCAGGTGGACGGCGTGGACGTGGTGCGCGACCCCGAGGCGGCTCGGCGCGCGCTGGGCGTGCTTCCGGACGCGCGCGGTCTCTATCCGCGCCTCACCGCCCGCGAGCACGCGCGCTACTACGGCGAGCTGCACGGCCTGCGTGGCGCGGCGCTCGATGCGCGCGTGGCGGAGTTGGTGGAGCTGCTGGACATGAAGGACATCGCGGACCGGCGCACGGAGGGCTTCAGCCAGGGCGAGCGCGTGAAGGTGGCGCTGGCTCGCGCGCTGGTGCACGGCCCGCGCAACGTGCTCCTGGACGAGCCCACCAATGGGCTGGACGTGATGAGCACCCGCGCGGTGCGCGCGCTGCTGCGGCGCTTGAAGGCCCAGGGCTGCTGCGTGGTGTTCTCCAGCCACGTCATGCAGGAGGTGGCCGCGCTGTGTGACCGCATCGTCGTGGTGGCGCGGGGCCGCGTGGTCGCGGATGGCACGGCGGACGCGCTGCGGGCTCGCACGGGCAAGGACAGCTTGGAGGAAGCCTTCGTGTCCATCATCGGCAGCGAGCAGGGGTTGATGGAATGA
- a CDS encoding alpha/beta fold hydrolase: MRRVPAPRWRSTPVSGGINSHPRLHPPRAAPLGVSHRRGGGLWALGLLVLGALAVAACARPSGSVEGERRVRLTPCRLEGTSAPAQCGTYEVFEDRAARTGRKIPLHVVVVPALSAEAEADPLFVLAGGPGQAASRSGVLPVLEQIRRHRDIVLVDQRGTGDSNPLRCDALSGSQSSLAARFDDRGDAEAMQRCRAKWDADVRLYTTSIAMDDLDDVRQALGYARVNLWGVSYGTRAALVYMRQHPDRVRTAILDGVAPMGLYLPLYAARDGQHALDALLSQCEQDVTCSAAYPSLRARTEALLARLEAAPAKARVAHPLTGVPEDFTLTRRAFLAEVFSLLYSPDQAALVPLMLDRATREDWAPLVALALGGGRALEKSMSPGLFFAVVCAEDAPFFTVADAEREARGTWFGADSPRSVLEVCSRWPKATLVPGYREPVVSAVPTLLLSGELDPVTPPAWAEEAKRTLSHSLHVVVPGVGHNTVAAACARTLMSEVLSRGSVEGLTSTCGANLKRPPFFTSFAGPVP; this comes from the coding sequence ATGCGGCGTGTCCCCGCTCCGCGATGGAGGTCGACGCCCGTGTCAGGTGGCATCAATTCGCACCCCCGCTTGCATCCACCTCGCGCCGCGCCCTTGGGTGTCTCGCATCGCCGGGGTGGAGGGCTGTGGGCGTTGGGGCTCCTCGTCCTGGGGGCCTTGGCGGTGGCCGCGTGCGCGCGCCCGTCGGGCAGCGTGGAGGGCGAGCGCCGGGTGCGGTTGACCCCGTGCCGACTGGAGGGCACCTCGGCGCCGGCCCAGTGTGGGACCTATGAGGTCTTCGAGGACCGGGCCGCGCGGACGGGGCGGAAGATTCCCCTGCACGTGGTGGTGGTGCCCGCGCTGTCCGCGGAGGCGGAGGCGGATCCGCTGTTCGTGTTGGCGGGAGGTCCGGGGCAGGCGGCCTCGCGCTCCGGTGTGTTGCCGGTGCTGGAGCAGATCCGCCGCCATCGCGACATCGTGCTCGTGGACCAGCGCGGCACGGGGGACTCGAACCCGCTGCGGTGTGACGCGCTCAGCGGCTCGCAGTCCTCGCTGGCCGCGCGCTTCGATGACCGCGGTGACGCCGAGGCCATGCAGCGCTGCCGCGCGAAGTGGGACGCGGACGTGCGCCTGTACACGACCTCCATCGCCATGGATGACCTGGACGACGTGCGCCAGGCGCTCGGCTATGCGCGGGTGAATCTCTGGGGAGTGTCTTACGGCACGCGGGCCGCGCTTGTTTACATGCGCCAGCATCCGGACCGCGTGCGCACGGCCATCCTCGATGGCGTGGCGCCCATGGGGCTGTATCTGCCGCTGTATGCCGCGCGCGATGGGCAGCATGCGCTGGACGCGCTGCTGTCTCAGTGTGAGCAGGATGTGACGTGCTCGGCGGCGTATCCATCGCTGCGTGCTCGCACGGAGGCGCTGCTCGCGCGCTTGGAGGCCGCGCCCGCGAAGGCCCGCGTCGCGCACCCGCTCACGGGTGTTCCCGAGGACTTCACCCTCACGCGCCGCGCCTTCCTCGCGGAGGTGTTCTCGCTCTTGTACAGCCCGGACCAGGCCGCGCTGGTGCCGCTGATGCTGGACCGCGCGACGCGCGAGGACTGGGCGCCGCTGGTCGCGCTGGCGCTGGGCGGCGGGCGCGCGTTGGAGAAGTCGATGAGCCCCGGTCTCTTCTTCGCGGTGGTCTGCGCCGAGGACGCGCCCTTCTTCACCGTGGCGGACGCCGAGCGCGAGGCGCGGGGCACGTGGTTCGGCGCGGACTCGCCGCGCTCGGTGCTGGAGGTCTGCTCGCGCTGGCCGAAGGCGACGCTGGTGCCGGGCTATCGCGAGCCGGTGGTGTCGGCTGTTCCCACGCTGCTGCTCTCGGGTGAGTTGGACCCCGTGACGCCGCCCGCGTGGGCCGAGGAGGCGAAGCGCACGCTGAGCCACTCGCTGCACGTGGTGGTGCCGGGCGTGGGCCACAACACGGTGGCCGCGGCTTGCGCGCGCACGCTCATGTCGGAGGTGCTGTCGCGGGGGAGCGTGGAGGGGCTGACCTCCACCTGCGGCGCGAATCTGAAGCGGCCTCCCTTCTTCACCTCGTTCGCGGGTCCCGTGCCCTGA
- a CDS encoding LEA type 2 family protein has translation MPMKKRSLLVLFVLAVTTLAGCASLQNLMKNAFKKPRISFKTARLADASLSNATVNLVYEVENPNSFGLELASVSYAFFVEGKQVVAGSPPKGLDLKAHGKSELVFPANVKFADIVPVVETFLNKDQAAYKAQGSVGIQTPIGVLTFPLEKEGTFEVPKIPHVEFQAPHITQVGLTSATVEFPLAITNRNSFALPIAGITGALKVAGADVGTLSTGNLGTLDGSGTRQVRLPLTINLTRAAAAALAVRAGGNTQVRLDGRLTSDAQSVPLNLTQLVNFIK, from the coding sequence ATGCCCATGAAGAAACGCTCGCTCCTGGTCCTGTTCGTTCTGGCCGTCACGACGCTCGCCGGCTGCGCATCGCTCCAGAACCTGATGAAGAACGCGTTCAAGAAGCCGCGCATCAGCTTCAAGACCGCGCGGCTCGCGGACGCCTCGCTGTCCAACGCCACCGTCAACCTGGTGTACGAGGTGGAGAACCCCAACAGCTTCGGCCTGGAGCTCGCCTCGGTGAGCTACGCCTTCTTCGTCGAGGGCAAGCAGGTGGTGGCGGGCTCGCCGCCCAAGGGCCTGGACCTCAAGGCCCACGGCAAGAGCGAGCTGGTCTTCCCCGCCAACGTGAAGTTCGCGGACATCGTCCCGGTGGTGGAGACGTTCCTCAACAAGGATCAAGCCGCGTACAAGGCGCAGGGCAGCGTGGGCATCCAGACGCCCATCGGCGTGCTGACCTTCCCCTTGGAGAAGGAAGGCACCTTCGAGGTGCCCAAGATTCCGCACGTTGAATTCCAGGCGCCACACATCACCCAGGTGGGCCTCACCAGCGCCACGGTCGAGTTCCCCCTGGCCATCACCAACCGAAACAGTTTCGCGCTGCCCATCGCGGGTATCACCGGCGCCCTGAAAGTCGCCGGCGCGGACGTCGGCACCCTGTCCACCGGGAACCTGGGCACCCTCGACGGCAGCGGGACGCGCCAGGTCCGCCTGCCCCTCACCATCAACCTGACCCGCGCCGCGGCCGCCGCCCTGGCGGTCCGAGCCGGCGGCAATACACAGGTGCGTCTGGACGGCCGGCTGACCTCCGACGCCCAGTCCGTGCCCCTGAACCTCACCCAGCTGGTCAACTTCATTAAATAG
- a CDS encoding aspartate 1-decarboxylase: MRRILFKSKIHRATVTQADLDYEGSVTIDRNLLRASDILPYEKVAIWNVTRGTRLETYALEGEAGSGVICINGAAAHLNQPGDLVIIATFAEVEESELAGWKPTVVFVDAKNRQVNGITEEVPGPARRSA, encoded by the coding sequence ATGAGACGAATCCTCTTCAAGTCCAAGATTCACCGAGCAACCGTGACCCAGGCGGACCTGGACTACGAGGGCTCGGTCACCATTGACCGGAACCTGCTGCGCGCCTCCGACATCCTTCCGTACGAGAAGGTTGCCATCTGGAATGTCACGCGCGGGACACGACTGGAGACCTACGCACTCGAAGGTGAGGCGGGCTCCGGTGTTATCTGTATCAACGGTGCCGCTGCCCACCTGAACCAGCCGGGCGACCTCGTCATCATCGCCACCTTCGCGGAGGTCGAGGAGTCGGAGCTGGCCGGTTGGAAGCCCACCGTCGTCTTCGTGGACGCGAAGAACCGTCAGGTCAACGGCATCACCGAGGAAGTCCCCGGTCCTGCCCGCCGTAGCGCCTGA
- a CDS encoding EcsC family protein, which translates to MAIYDSVTERLRFMKKLSPAELKKLASMRLSDLVQQEVARAKVRVANLEKRYPSAATRELAQRLIDEKKNLASMVGGISGVFGLVSLPADLLFMAYLQLVLLTDVATLYKANLKTERARGELLDLFGYANGLGPLHRTGPKVMGKLAAIMLERGGMATLGRAMPLVAAPITAYFNNQHIQMVGEQALRFYEGFDKAHAKAKVHQQKKATGS; encoded by the coding sequence ATGGCAATCTACGATTCCGTGACCGAGCGACTCCGCTTCATGAAGAAGCTGTCGCCCGCTGAGCTGAAGAAGCTCGCGTCGATGCGGCTGTCGGACCTGGTCCAACAGGAGGTCGCGCGCGCCAAGGTGCGCGTGGCGAACCTGGAGAAGCGCTACCCCTCCGCGGCCACGCGCGAGCTGGCGCAGCGCCTCATCGACGAGAAGAAGAACCTGGCCAGCATGGTGGGCGGCATCAGCGGCGTCTTCGGCCTCGTGTCGCTGCCCGCGGACCTGCTGTTCATGGCCTACCTCCAGCTCGTCCTCCTGACGGACGTCGCCACGCTCTACAAGGCGAACCTCAAGACGGAGCGAGCGCGCGGCGAGCTGTTGGACCTGTTCGGCTACGCCAACGGCCTGGGCCCGCTGCATCGCACCGGACCCAAGGTGATGGGCAAGCTGGCGGCCATCATGCTGGAGCGCGGCGGCATGGCCACGCTGGGACGCGCCATGCCCCTCGTCGCGGCGCCCATCACCGCCTACTTCAACAACCAGCACATCCAGATGGTGGGAGAGCAGGCGCTGCGCTTCTACGAGGGCTTCGACAAGGCTCACGCCAAGGCGAAGGTCCATCAGCAGAAGAAGGCGACAGGAAGCTGA
- a CDS encoding winged helix-turn-helix transcriptional regulator has translation MSELSAEVRVQVARLRNLLVDVARCGALASPLSSLPHADVEPLELQALWWLRAESLLPVNVLADRLGGMAMPRLSRLLDRLEDAELVRRERSVRYDRRRVRVRLTDKGRALADEADSVVQERMAKLLSPLGGEVRSALVDMLELWVEALGHKIRADELAANENAECEEAPPAPVELTDGVELAASPA, from the coding sequence ATGTCGGAACTCTCGGCGGAAGTGCGGGTGCAGGTGGCGCGGCTGCGCAACCTGCTGGTGGATGTTGCCCGCTGTGGTGCGCTGGCCAGTCCGCTCTCGTCCCTGCCCCATGCAGACGTAGAGCCCTTGGAGCTGCAGGCCCTGTGGTGGCTCCGAGCGGAGAGCCTGCTGCCCGTCAACGTCCTCGCGGACCGCCTGGGAGGCATGGCCATGCCTCGCCTGAGCCGGCTGCTCGACCGGCTGGAGGATGCCGAGCTCGTGCGCCGTGAGCGCTCGGTGCGCTACGACCGGCGCCGCGTGCGCGTGCGGCTCACCGACAAGGGCCGCGCCCTCGCGGACGAGGCAGACTCCGTCGTCCAGGAGCGCATGGCCAAGCTGCTGTCGCCCCTCGGCGGAGAGGTGCGCAGCGCGCTGGTGGACATGCTGGAGCTGTGGGTGGAGGCGCTCGGACACAAGATTCGCGCGGACGAGCTTGCCGCCAACGAGAACGCCGAGTGCGAAGAGGCCCCTCCCGCCCCCGTGGAGTTGACGGACGGCGTGGAGCTGGCTGCCAGCCCCGCCTGA